Proteins from a genomic interval of Vibrio casei:
- a CDS encoding replication initiator protein RctB domain-containing protein, which yields MPSPEKILIKLPRDHKGGHLFLISEHTIDWIEQYQHFKGVTKSIIELLNLISLRGLSSKDGLVSTTELIESTDGQLTRAAIQQRLRAAVSIGLFSQVPVRFEEGLAGKTMLHSFVNPNQLISILGATSLKTDTTRQNEKQKRSKALAQTQVNRQLLNEHGLYTPPAMRDEADQFIVSPTNWAGIIDQALAPPRTRKNYQKSMVSISGTRAIIETRSSKNIMTVDDLMTLFALFTLTVQYHEHHQDDYHMNAKQMPNKTPLYITDILSLRGKKDSGPARDSIRDSIDRIEFTDFQLHELTGRWLSENMPEGFKSDRFRFIARTITASDEAPTESSTGEIRIKPNLYILVWEPSFFEELLTKDYFFLFPPEILKQHTLVFQLYTFFRSRLVRRLTESMLLSEINQKLARNIEWRRFSMDLIRELRKLSEGKTTEDLFVVNLWGYHLTITTLMDKGKVQDYQIDIRCDAEEVLRFSRARTTNAGKRNMAPTLPNPLRHELVSKQKLQELSEIIDGEFEPIQRKDPSPRGRLGRRVKQKKHLVEINADEITITLSKYTSPEALERSITALSAMTGHPFASIQEECNELVSKLDWLRVGEQVVPYQTLSKTIELFNQETKAKHLSIEKLIGGLAVRRKVCKQVFEGHIDEMVIRALDEMANTA from the coding sequence ATGCCTAGCCCTGAAAAGATCTTAATAAAATTACCGAGAGACCACAAAGGTGGCCACTTATTTTTGATTTCAGAGCATACGATCGACTGGATCGAGCAGTATCAACATTTTAAAGGCGTAACCAAAAGCATTATTGAATTATTAAACTTAATTTCGCTTAGAGGTCTTTCAAGTAAAGATGGATTAGTCTCAACCACTGAACTTATTGAATCAACTGATGGACAACTCACCAGAGCAGCAATTCAGCAAAGGTTACGAGCAGCCGTTTCTATTGGTCTATTTAGCCAAGTTCCAGTTAGATTTGAAGAAGGTCTAGCCGGTAAAACCATGCTTCATTCCTTCGTAAATCCGAATCAATTAATTTCAATTTTAGGGGCAACAAGCCTAAAAACTGACACTACTCGGCAAAATGAAAAACAAAAACGTTCAAAAGCATTAGCTCAAACACAAGTAAATCGTCAACTTTTGAATGAGCACGGATTATACACACCACCAGCTATGCGCGATGAAGCGGATCAATTTATAGTATCTCCAACCAATTGGGCGGGGATTATTGACCAAGCTTTAGCACCACCAAGAACGAGAAAAAACTACCAAAAATCAATGGTTTCTATTTCAGGTACTCGTGCGATTATTGAAACGCGATCATCAAAAAATATCATGACAGTCGATGATCTCATGACTCTATTTGCTCTGTTTACGTTAACCGTTCAATATCATGAACATCATCAAGATGACTATCATATGAACGCAAAGCAGATGCCAAATAAGACCCCATTATATATAACGGACATCTTATCTTTACGGGGAAAGAAAGACAGCGGACCGGCTCGCGACTCTATTCGAGATAGTATTGATCGTATTGAGTTTACTGACTTTCAATTACATGAACTAACGGGAAGATGGTTAAGCGAAAATATGCCTGAAGGGTTTAAAAGTGATCGCTTTCGATTTATTGCTAGAACGATCACTGCGTCAGATGAAGCACCAACAGAAAGCTCAACAGGCGAAATTCGAATTAAACCTAATTTGTATATTTTGGTTTGGGAGCCATCATTTTTTGAAGAATTATTAACGAAAGATTACTTTTTCTTATTCCCACCTGAAATATTGAAACAGCATACTTTAGTATTTCAGCTATACACCTTCTTCAGAAGCCGCCTAGTACGCCGTTTAACTGAATCTATGTTACTTAGTGAGATTAATCAAAAACTTGCTCGTAATATTGAATGGCGTCGTTTTTCAATGGATCTTATTCGTGAATTAAGAAAGCTGTCTGAAGGTAAAACGACAGAAGATCTTTTTGTCGTTAATTTATGGGGCTATCATTTGACAATCACGACCTTGATGGATAAAGGGAAAGTTCAAGATTATCAAATTGATATTCGTTGTGATGCGGAAGAAGTATTACGTTTTTCTCGTGCTCGTACTACTAATGCAGGTAAGCGGAATATGGCTCCTACATTACCAAACCCGCTACGTCATGAATTGGTTTCAAAGCAGAAATTGCAAGAGTTATCTGAAATCATTGATGGAGAATTTGAACCGATTCAACGCAAAGATCCTTCACCAAGAGGGCGCTTAGGCCGTCGTGTAAAACAGAAGAAGCACTTAGTTGAAATAAATGCTGATGAAATTACTATAACCTTATCCAAATATACGTCACCAGAAGCGCTAGAACGCAGTATTACGGCTTTATCAGCAATGACTGGTCATCCCTTTGCTTCTATTCAGGAAGAGTGTAATGAGCTTGTTAGTAAGCTAGATTGGCTGCGAGTAGGTGAGCAGGTAGTCCCATATCAAACGTTAAGTAAAACCATTGAATTATTTAATCAAGAGACGAAAGCTAAGCACCTTTCAATAGAAAAGTTAATTGGTGGGTTAGCGGTGCGCCGGAAGGTCTGTAAACAAGTTTTTGAAGGACATATTGATGAAATGGTCATACGTGCATTAGATGAAATGGCTAATACCGCTTAA